In the Carboxydothermus hydrogenoformans Z-2901 genome, GGGCCTGAGGCAGAAATTATCGGCTTTTTCACCTGCGGTGGTTGCTCCGGGCGCCGCGTTTCCAGGCTTATTGAAAAACTTCTCCCTTATGAATTAACGCACGTTCATTTAAGTTCCTGTATGTTGTTAGACGGAGATTATCCCAGGTGTCCTTTCAAAGAGCAAATTAAAAAAACTATTTTGGCAAAAGGTGTAGAGGTAGTTGAAGGAACCCACCATTAAAACCCTGCAGTTGCAGGGTTTTTGTTTTATATTTTTATATTTTACTTAGTATATTTTTGCTTAGCATAATAATATAAACTAAGTAGATAATAAAACTCCAAAATACCTTTAAATAAAGAAAATACGACAATTTTCGACAAATTTTATTTATATTGAAAAAATATAAAATATATTGTAAAATACCTTAGAAAGCTTGATTTTTTCAGGGGGAAAATTCATGCAGCTTACAAAACAGGGGGAATATGCTTTAATTGCCTTGATGGATCTGGCAAAACTGCCTAAAGGCCAGGTAGTACCGGTAAAAACCCTGGCGGAAAGGCTGATGTTGCCGGAGGCTTTTTTAGCAAAAATCGTGCAGTCTTTGGTTAAAGCAGGCCTTGTCTATACAGTAAAAGGACCGCAGGGGGGTGTTGCCCTCCTGAAAGATCCGGAAAAGATTACTGTTTTGGAAGTAGTTGAAGCGGTGGAGGGACCGATAGTTTTAAGTCAGTGTATTAACCATCCGGATATTTGTGAGAAAGTGGAAATTTGCCCGTTACATAAGATTTGGCATAAAGTTCAGCAAAAATTAATTGAGGAGTTTTCCTCTCATAATCTTTTAACGCTTTCCAAAGAAGGCCAGTTAAGTGGCTTTTTAGCGGAGTAGCTTATGAATCCCTTTGATGACCGTTCCAAGCTTTCTTTATATGGAATTATTTTTTTACTTTTAGCCTTGGTTTGCTATTTATGGTGGACCGGGCCGGAATCACCTCCGCTTAAGGAAACAGCCGAGCAGGAAGTTATTACCAGGGAGGTTACCCCAAAGGGAACGGTGGTTGTTCATGTGGCCGGAGCGGTTTATAAACCCGGTGTTTATGTTTTAGAAGAAGGCGCCCGGGTAAAGGATGCCATAGAAAAAGCGCGGGGAATGTTACCTTTAGCCGACGACAGCAGTATTAACCTGGCGGCTAAGGTAAGCGATGGGCAAAAAATCTATATTCCCTTTAAAAATGAGACAACAACGGCTTCAGCTTCGACCAACAAGGCGTTTGGCCAGCAAAATGCTCTAAAGGGCTCCGGTGGCCAGGAAGCAAAAGTAAATATCAATACCGCAACCGCCGAAGAACTGGATGAACTACCGGGAGTTGGCCCTGCCACGGCAGCTAAGATTATTGAATACCGGGAGCAAAATGGGCCCTTTGCGACTATTGAGGATCTAAAAAAAGTTAAGGGTATAGGGGACAAAAAGTTTGAAACGCTAAAAGATTATATTACGGTTAATTAGAGGGGAATATGGAAATTTATCTTGCTTTCATTTTTTACATACTGGGAATTATCATAGCCGATCAGGGTTTTATCCCTTTTCGGCTATTTCTGTATTTGGCCTTATTGTTTATGCTTTTATATCTTGTTTTACCCCGGGAACGCAAAAGCTTAGCCGTTCTTTTAGTAGCTTTTATGCTTCTTGGAGGGGTAAACCTAAATCTTCATGTGAGTCCGGGTTTTCGGGAAGGGGAATATCGGGGAATTTGCCGGGTGGTGGAAGGGTCTACCGTAAAAAATGATAAAAACAGTTTTAAAGTAGTGGATTTAAAAACCAAAGAAACCTATTTAGTCCGGGAAAAAGAAATGGTTTTAAGGCTTCCGGGAGATATTTTAAAAATTACCGGAAGTTTCCTAAAACCAGTTCCTCCGCAAAATCCCGGCGAGTTTAACTATCCAAGTTATTTAAGACGGCAAGGAATTTATGGGGTTTTAAACGTTCAAACCGCGGAAAAAATCGGGGATAACTTTTCTTTTCTTCGGCCTTTTGCAGCAGTAAAAAATTTTCTTAAAGAAAAGTTAAATACCTATTCTCCCGAAACTGCGGCGTTATTAAAAGGTTTGTATTTAGGGGACGATGAGGAAATTTCCCCGGAGGTTTACGATAGTTTTGCGAAAACCGGGGTCGTGCATATTTTAAGTGTCAGCGGCC is a window encoding:
- a CDS encoding helix-hairpin-helix domain-containing protein, with the protein product MNPFDDRSKLSLYGIIFLLLALVCYLWWTGPESPPLKETAEQEVITREVTPKGTVVVHVAGAVYKPGVYVLEEGARVKDAIEKARGMLPLADDSSINLAAKVSDGQKIYIPFKNETTTASASTNKAFGQQNALKGSGGQEAKVNINTATAEELDELPGVGPATAAKIIEYREQNGPFATIEDLKKVKGIGDKKFETLKDYITVN
- a CDS encoding RrF2 family transcriptional regulator, which encodes MQLTKQGEYALIALMDLAKLPKGQVVPVKTLAERLMLPEAFLAKIVQSLVKAGLVYTVKGPQGGVALLKDPEKITVLEVVEAVEGPIVLSQCINHPDICEKVEICPLHKIWHKVQQKLIEEFSSHNLLTLSKEGQLSGFLAE